The Lasioglossum baleicum chromosome 18, iyLasBale1, whole genome shotgun sequence genomic sequence ctaactttgaacgaataaacacggaaaagagagagagatatagatatatatatacagggtgtcccaaaattcgtgaaaatcccgaaagggggtggttcctgagaccattctaagagacattttcctttgcaccaaagtcaactgcggctttgtttaggagttattaacgaaaaacacggaccaatcagagcgcgctctggcccggcgcgccaagccgcgccggcaagcgagtgtcgcggtacgccgtgacatcgcatcgtgacggcgcggcggcccagggcgcgctctgattggtccgtgtttttcgttaataactcctaaacaaagccgcagttgactttggtgcaaaggaaaatgtctcttagaatggtctcaggaaccaccccctttcgggattttcacgaattttgggacaccctgtatataactttgacaaatacttcgataaccgtttcactgatttcgattcccttaaaaatgatttcagactatttcagaaccccctcgcggccataatcgaagaacaagcttccgagtatcaagaggaacttcgcgattttcatcaaaaagttcctctgaagactagggaagaaaacagtgtcgaattttttaaaatattaaatgaatgaagatatcctctcctcagaaatttcgcactgagaattttttcaatgttcggatcgacatatctgtgcgtatgttcgttttataaaatgcggaatattaaatcggaaaagcgcacccggttgaatgacgcttctttattgtctgcgatgcgagccgcgacatctaatctttcatttgatatatctgatattccgagtacatctaaacgtccacgaagaagtttgtctgaatgactgtttaaaattttggcaatggaattacgaagtagttctctctctctctctcttccgcatttattgttcaaagttagtttcagaaattgtcatgcagcagagtggaataggcctacaggggaaaccacataaaaaaaacgcattgacaatagtacctcaacggtaatgtggaaacctattgatacgggtgtcgccctaatgcgccacgcgcagttcatacagtctgggatatgtacgggcctgaggactagggccgttacggagagcgagacgtgcggtgggaaaaggaggcggcgcgagccgagagcggcctgcagagtctcctccgtgccgaccactgctaTAGAGGCTCCTCTTCACCTCTCCTCCCACCGTTCTGACTCTTCGGGCACAGCTGATTACCCGAAGAGTCAGTTGCTTTTCGAACTCCCGATTCGCTTGAGCGGTTAACACTTTCGCTACTGTAAAACAATCGCTTTGCTTGAGCTATTAATGTACTAAGGCCTTTGCGCTTCTCTGGTCTTCTAGTTTCCAGCCTACACTGGATTCTAGCTTCTCTTGTTTAAAGTTCTTTACGTTCTAGTTTAAGTTAGTTCTAAGTGGTGACGGTTCCtttgatttcaatttaaataaactgGACAATGACTTGTGCTTTATACACTTAACCAACAGTGCTAGTGACATTGATTTTCATATCCTTCCACGACCCTTCTATTCCTTTACATAAATtaatggtccttcgagccggattttgGTGCTAAACGTCTAAAAACGTGTCGTGGAAGTGCTACATTTTGAATTTAACGGTCACTAGTTCGGTTCGTGCTATTCGACCTCGTACCAAAACAGTCGTGTGAACGGTTCTCGGTGTACTTGACCCAACGTTTACATTCGAAACCAAACCGTGGATAGTTGGCAATTTGTGAAAGAGATTAGGACAATTGTAATCCCTGAGGATTCCATGCAGCTGGTTTCACTTGACGTGACAGCTTTATTCACCAACGTTCCAATAGGTTTGGCGTTAGAAGTTTTAGATAGCAGGTGGGATGAACTCAAAGAACATACCACCATTAAACGTGAGGAATTCATTCAAGCGGTTAAATTTGTTCTGGAGGCAAATGTATTTATGTTTAATGGTATATACTACAAACAAGTATTTGGTACTGCCATGGGATCGCCCATTTCTCCTTTAATTGCAAACCTTGTGATGGAAAAATTAGAACAGGATTCTATTTCAAAATTACCATTTGAATTAGTTTTTTATAAGAGATATGTCGATGACGTTATTACATGTTTAAAACCACAACAATTGCAAACTGTGTTGGACACGTTCAACAGTTTTCATGATAGAATTCAATTCACACACGAAATTGAAAACGATTCATGTCTGAGCTTCCTTGGCGTTAGCGTGTTGAGAGACGGTAACAAACTCAAAACGAACTGGTTTCACAAAACTAGTTGGTCGGGGAGATACGTCAACTTCCATTCTCACCATCCCTTGCAACATAAAATTGGTCTGGTAAAAGGGTTGATTGATCGTGCTATCCTATTAGCTAATCCAGAATTTAGAtctgataatttaaaaattattaaggaTGTATTAAGGCGAAACGGTTACCCGGTTGAACTTACTTCTC encodes the following:
- the LOC143218195 gene encoding uncharacterized protein LOC143218195, with protein sequence MQLVSLDVTALFTNVPIGLALEVLDSRWDELKEHTTIKREEFIQAVKFVLEANVFMFNGIYYKQVFGTAMGSPISPLIANLVMEKLEQDSISKLPFELVFYKRYVDDVITCLKPQQLQTVLDTFNSFHDRIQFTHEIENDSCLSFLGVSVLRDGNKLKTNWFHKTSWSGRYVNFHSHHPLQHKIGLVKGLIDRAILLANPEFRSDNLKIIKDVLRRNGYPVELTSRIIKKRIVDIYHPLLVDKRKEEKFKNAGPKNWKNTVVVPCVENISEDIRRIFRKIGMHTIYKIPQYIKTFFPPIKDKLPLCKNCNVVYLIPCKGCSQVYIGQTSRLLETRIKEHKRNIFLNPTQHTALTKHSMEYDHAFDFENVKAIEKESNLNNRILLETIHMIKHHSVNLRHETPTIQEYYATLLNQ